The Alkalinema sp. FACHB-956 genome contains a region encoding:
- the ftsH4 gene encoding ATP-dependent zinc metalloprotease FtsH4 — MPIKERPTPSRASIIANIVVAVSAVFLFINVLIPSLSGPRVPGVPYSLFIHQVEESQVSQVSIGQNQIRYQLKGEADQPGAVYTTTPIFDLELPKLLESKGVEFAAAPAPKNNWFFTILSWVVPPLIFVGILQFFANRNNGGAPQGALSIGKSKAKVYVEGESAKITFADVAGVEEAKTELVEIVDFLKTPARFTEIGARIPKGVLLVGPPGTGKTLLAKAVAGEAGVPFFSISGSEFVEMFVGVGSSRVRDLFEQAKKQAPCIVFIDELDAIGKSRSAGGFYGGNDEREQTLNQLLTEMDGFAAGDATVIVLAATNRPETLDQALLRPGRFDRQVLVDRPDLAGREAILNIHAQKIKLSENVNLKAIATRTPGFAGADLANLVNEAALLAARSKRATVETQDFAEAIERVVAGLEKKSRVLNETEKKIVAYHEVGHAIVGAAMPGSSKVEKISIVPRGMAALGYTLQLPTEDRFLLNEDELRGEIATLLGGRSAEEIVFGNITTGASNDLQRATDLAERMVTSYGMSKVLGPLAYQQGGQSMFLNNGAPNPRRPMSEETAQSIDREVQEIVETAHEQALNILRTNRELLESIAQQLLETEVIEGEALHQLLNQVNAKPVMAEIA, encoded by the coding sequence ATGCCGATTAAAGAACGTCCCACGCCCTCACGCGCCAGCATTATCGCCAACATTGTGGTTGCGGTGTCCGCCGTCTTTCTGTTCATTAATGTCTTGATTCCTAGTTTGTCTGGGCCTCGCGTCCCCGGTGTTCCCTACAGCCTGTTTATCCATCAGGTCGAAGAAAGCCAGGTTTCCCAGGTCTCCATTGGTCAAAATCAAATTCGTTACCAACTGAAGGGAGAGGCCGACCAACCGGGAGCCGTCTACACAACGACACCGATTTTTGATCTGGAACTGCCCAAGTTGCTGGAATCTAAGGGCGTGGAATTTGCCGCAGCACCCGCTCCCAAAAATAATTGGTTCTTTACGATTCTAAGCTGGGTGGTTCCGCCGCTGATCTTTGTGGGTATTCTGCAATTCTTCGCCAATCGCAACAATGGTGGTGCGCCCCAAGGTGCGTTGTCGATCGGGAAAAGCAAGGCCAAAGTTTACGTCGAAGGGGAATCCGCGAAAATCACCTTTGCAGATGTGGCGGGTGTTGAAGAAGCAAAAACCGAATTGGTGGAAATTGTTGACTTCTTAAAAACGCCTGCTCGCTTCACGGAAATTGGGGCCAGAATTCCCAAGGGGGTACTGCTGGTTGGCCCTCCCGGAACCGGGAAAACCTTGCTGGCCAAGGCTGTGGCTGGGGAAGCCGGGGTTCCGTTCTTTAGCATTTCCGGTTCAGAATTTGTGGAAATGTTTGTAGGCGTGGGTTCCTCACGGGTACGGGACTTGTTTGAACAGGCCAAAAAGCAAGCGCCTTGTATTGTCTTCATTGACGAATTGGATGCGATCGGGAAATCCCGCAGTGCAGGCGGTTTCTACGGTGGTAACGATGAGCGGGAACAAACGCTGAACCAATTGCTGACGGAAATGGATGGGTTTGCAGCGGGAGATGCCACGGTGATTGTGCTAGCCGCCACCAACCGTCCGGAAACGTTGGATCAAGCGTTACTTCGCCCCGGTCGCTTCGATCGCCAAGTCTTGGTCGATCGGCCTGACCTTGCAGGGCGGGAAGCGATTCTGAACATCCATGCTCAAAAGATTAAATTGAGCGAAAATGTGAATCTCAAAGCGATCGCAACCCGGACACCCGGATTTGCAGGGGCAGATTTGGCGAACCTCGTGAACGAAGCCGCCTTACTAGCCGCTCGCAGTAAACGGGCCACAGTGGAAACCCAGGACTTTGCGGAAGCGATCGAACGGGTTGTAGCGGGTCTAGAGAAGAAGAGTCGCGTTCTCAACGAAACGGAAAAGAAAATTGTTGCATATCACGAAGTGGGGCACGCGATTGTAGGTGCGGCCATGCCGGGAAGCAGCAAAGTCGAAAAAATCTCGATCGTCCCTCGGGGCATGGCGGCGCTGGGTTACACCTTGCAACTGCCGACGGAAGATCGCTTCCTGTTGAATGAGGATGAGTTACGCGGTGAAATTGCGACGTTATTAGGCGGTCGATCGGCAGAGGAAATCGTCTTCGGGAATATCACCACGGGCGCATCCAACGACCTGCAACGGGCCACGGATTTGGCGGAACGCATGGTCACTAGCTACGGGATGAGCAAGGTCTTGGGGCCTTTGGCCTACCAGCAGGGTGGACAATCGATGTTCCTCAATAACGGCGCTCCCAATCCTCGCCGACCCATGAGCGAAGAAACAGCGCAATCCATCGATCGGGAAGTGCAGGAAATTGTGGAAACGGCCCATGAACAAGCGCTGAATATTCTGCGGACGAATCGGGAATTACTGGAATCGATCGCCCAGCAACTTCTGGAAACGGAGGTCATTGAAGGGGAAGCCCTGCACCAATTGCTGAACCAGGTCAATGCAAAGCCTGTGATGGCTGAGATAGCCTAA
- a CDS encoding filamentous hemagglutinin N-terminal domain-containing protein, whose translation MGRRVVKSLGFAFGLSLCGARLTLAQVVTDGTMPSTVTTPNHLDFTIDGGGRSGGNLFHSFSQFSVPTGGSAFFNNAVDVQNIFARVTGGTASNIDGLLKANGAANLFLLNPNGILFGPNASLNLGGSFVGTTASRIKFADGSEFSAVNSGTPLLTMSAPVGLQLGQNSGPITVQNTGHQVTIGFFAPADRSQNPTGLQVGAGQTLALIGNSVNFDGGLMTTAGGGHLAVGSVSDGTVKLNSTPQGWVGDYSAVQQFNDILFNHQSLLDASGSGGSIQLQGQNISFANGSAALLQNLGFQQPAQGIQINATGTVSLTGTTANGLLDSFIQIDNLGLTPTGDINLSAAQLLLKDGANLHNWTFTPATGGNIHAKVTGTIEVDGFVPANPVISSSITSITLGSGKAGDLTLSADSLKVVNGGSISVLTAGLGDGGVLKIDATNLVEIAGNNPLTTLSSSIIGSASGTGNAGSTVINTARLVVRDSGILGSSAVAKGAAGNVTVNASESVDVSGQAAGSILPARIASTAEILDPMTQAVLQLPAIPDGNAGSLTINTPSLRITQGGFVTVKADGPGSAGNVRINAGSTVLNHQGRITAAAASGEGGNIFITGDTLVLRHGSVISATAGGTGNGGNVTIAAPIILGLENSDIIANAVKGRGGNISITTQGILGLKFRNQLTPDNDITASSEFGVSGNVQVNTIGTDPNAGLTELPSNVTDSSQQIATGCNFNQGSQFVATGRGGIPQNPSQQVVGDHTWKDFRDLSANRSSQATVAQIPVTQPQLVQASSWQRNANGSISLIAAPGSVATPTIATCSGTPTKVSSLKVSSLVRS comes from the coding sequence ATGGGTAGACGTGTTGTCAAGAGTTTAGGGTTCGCCTTCGGATTGTCTCTCTGCGGCGCAAGATTGACCTTGGCCCAAGTCGTAACGGATGGGACAATGCCCAGCACCGTGACGACTCCCAATCATCTCGATTTCACGATCGACGGAGGCGGGCGATCGGGCGGGAATTTATTTCACAGCTTCAGCCAATTTTCAGTGCCGACGGGGGGTTCTGCCTTTTTCAACAATGCCGTAGATGTACAAAATATTTTTGCGCGCGTCACCGGTGGGACTGCATCGAATATCGATGGCCTGCTGAAAGCAAATGGTGCAGCAAATTTATTCCTATTGAATCCCAATGGCATTTTATTTGGGCCTAATGCCTCGCTAAATCTGGGAGGGTCATTCGTTGGAACGACAGCGAGTCGTATTAAATTTGCTGATGGCAGCGAGTTTAGTGCCGTGAATTCTGGAACACCGTTACTCACCATGAGTGCACCCGTTGGATTACAACTCGGCCAAAACTCAGGGCCCATTACGGTACAAAATACGGGCCATCAGGTGACTATTGGCTTTTTTGCGCCTGCCGATCGCAGCCAAAATCCCACCGGATTACAAGTGGGAGCCGGACAAACCCTGGCGTTGATTGGCAATTCGGTCAACTTTGACGGGGGGCTGATGACTACGGCGGGAGGCGGACATTTGGCAGTGGGTAGTGTCAGCGATGGTACAGTCAAGCTGAATTCTACCCCTCAGGGATGGGTGGGCGATTATTCAGCCGTTCAGCAATTCAACGATATTCTGTTCAACCACCAATCCTTGCTAGATGCTAGTGGTAGTGGGGGTTCCATCCAGTTACAGGGTCAGAACATCAGTTTTGCGAATGGTTCGGCAGCCTTGCTACAAAACTTGGGATTTCAGCAACCCGCCCAAGGCATTCAGATTAATGCAACGGGAACCGTTAGTCTCACGGGTACAACAGCTAATGGTCTATTAGACAGTTTTATTCAAATTGACAACCTAGGCTTAACACCCACGGGGGATATTAATCTTTCAGCAGCACAGTTATTACTGAAAGATGGTGCGAATCTCCACAATTGGACATTTACGCCCGCTACAGGAGGAAACATTCATGCCAAGGTCACAGGCACGATCGAGGTTGATGGTTTTGTTCCAGCGAATCCAGTTATTTCCAGTTCCATTACCTCCATCACATTGGGTTCTGGGAAAGCAGGAGATTTAACGCTTTCAGCGGATAGCTTAAAAGTGGTGAATGGTGGCAGTATTAGTGTTCTGACGGCAGGGCTTGGAGATGGCGGTGTCTTAAAGATTGATGCAACAAATCTAGTAGAAATTGCTGGGAATAACCCCTTGACCACCTTATCCAGTAGTATTATTGGTTCTGCAAGCGGTACAGGCAATGCAGGGAGTACCGTAATTAATACAGCTCGGTTAGTCGTTCGCGACAGTGGTATTTTAGGCTCGAGTGCGGTTGCTAAAGGCGCAGCGGGTAATGTGACGGTGAATGCTTCTGAATCCGTTGACGTGAGCGGTCAAGCCGCCGGATCGATTCTTCCGGCCCGAATTGCATCTACCGCTGAGATTCTCGATCCGATGACTCAAGCCGTTTTGCAGTTACCAGCCATTCCGGATGGCAATGCAGGATCTTTGACAATTAATACGCCGAGCTTACGGATTACCCAGGGTGGCTTTGTAACGGTTAAAGCTGATGGCCCAGGCAGTGCCGGAAATGTTCGGATTAATGCGGGTTCCACGGTTCTGAATCACCAAGGTCGTATTACAGCTGCCGCTGCTTCTGGGGAGGGAGGCAATATTTTTATCACAGGGGATACTTTAGTTCTGCGTCATGGTAGCGTTATCAGCGCAACGGCAGGAGGAACAGGCAATGGAGGAAATGTCACGATCGCTGCGCCAATCATTCTAGGGTTAGAAAACAGTGACATTATTGCTAATGCTGTGAAAGGTCGCGGAGGTAATATTAGTATTACAACCCAAGGAATTCTAGGACTTAAGTTTCGCAATCAACTGACACCTGATAATGACATCACTGCTAGTTCAGAGTTTGGCGTGAGTGGCAATGTGCAAGTCAATACGATCGGCACAGATCCCAACGCAGGTCTAACTGAACTTCCCAGCAACGTCACAGATTCCTCCCAGCAAATTGCAACAGGCTGCAACTTCAATCAAGGCAGTCAATTTGTCGCCACAGGGCGGGGTGGCATTCCCCAGAATCCCAGTCAACAGGTCGTGGGCGATCATACCTGGAAGGACTTCCGGGATTTATCTGCCAATCGTAGTAGTCAAGCAACCGTCGCTCAGATTCCGGTCACTCAGCCCCAACTTGTTCAAGCTTCTAGTTGGCAGCGTAACGCCAATGGTTCGATTTCGCTGATCGCGGCTCCTGGGTCTGTAGCTACTCCGACGATCGCCACTTGTAGCGGTACACCGACAAAAGTAAGCTCATTAAAAGTAAGCTCATTGGTGCGTTCTTAA
- a CDS encoding filamentous hemagglutinin N-terminal domain-containing protein codes for MKKHSIATVIGLVAGMVVGMESSIAQVSPDGSLPSAVSSPNGLDFTIDGGGRSGGNLFHSFSQFSVPTGGSAVFNNALDVQNIFARVTGGTVSNIDGLIKANGSASLFLINPSGILFGPNASLNIGGSFIGTTASSVKFADGTEFSAVNPSHPPLLTMSAPIGLQMGQNPGAITVQGIGNQLIDITGFGQASPMNSPDGLQAGANQTLALIGGTVNFAGGVASIQGSGHLEVGSVQAGMVGLTATPTGWVGDYSAVSQFNDISLAQDSMLNASGRNGSIQLQGQNISLSEGSALLLQNLVTSQSSGGITVNARGFLSLTGNTSNGELGSLIQSNNFGSGAVGDINVTAANLSLYDGARIFSRTRSQAAGANINIAVQGLSEISGFDSNNPALYSGVATFSAGRGSGGNITISTQDLNVLDSGNIISVAVRSGDTGTIQVNATGQMTIAGYNPLAFGESTLSTFTQGAGNAKDATINTARLLIQGGSSLGSSTVADGAAGSVLVNASESIEIQGKATQGNGIGSISRIISTAEILSPESQAAFGLPAIPSGNSGSLTINTPILRIADGAVVSVRNDGPGIGGNVWINANVISLSNQSSITAAAFSGEGGNIDLQVRDLLLMRQGNSIVATAGGQGNGGNITIDSPIIVGLENSDIVANAFQGRGGNIEITTQGILGLKYRSSLTPENDITASSEFGISGNVRVNTIGTDPNSGLTELPMNTSDPSQKIATGCSSNQGSQFVATGRGGIPKNPNQEAASDRPWHDLRDLSAYRQGQATVAQIPTTQPLLVQASSWQRNADGSISLIAAPRSVIASTIATCSAPFS; via the coding sequence ATGAAAAAACATTCGATCGCTACGGTTATCGGTTTAGTGGCTGGCATGGTCGTAGGGATGGAGTCCTCCATTGCTCAGGTGAGTCCAGATGGAAGCTTACCCAGTGCGGTGAGTAGTCCTAATGGGCTGGACTTCACGATCGATGGAGGGGGGAGATCGGGCGGCAATTTATTTCACAGCTTCAGCCAATTTTCAGTCCCCACGGGCGGCTCTGCGGTTTTCAACAATGCCTTGGACGTGCAGAATATTTTTGCGCGGGTGACGGGTGGAACAGTATCCAACATTGATGGACTGATTAAAGCCAATGGTTCTGCTAGTTTATTCCTAATCAATCCCAGTGGCATATTATTTGGGCCGAATGCCTCATTGAATATCGGGGGATCTTTTATTGGGACAACAGCCAGTAGCGTTAAATTTGCGGATGGAACAGAATTTAGCGCAGTCAATCCAAGTCATCCGCCTTTGCTGACGATGAGTGCACCGATCGGTTTGCAAATGGGGCAAAATCCAGGGGCCATTACCGTACAGGGAATAGGCAATCAGTTAATCGACATCACGGGTTTCGGTCAAGCGAGTCCCATGAATAGCCCCGATGGATTACAAGCGGGCGCGAATCAGACCTTAGCGTTGATTGGGGGAACCGTTAATTTTGCAGGTGGGGTGGCTTCTATCCAAGGCAGTGGACATCTGGAAGTCGGTAGCGTCCAAGCTGGAATGGTGGGACTTACGGCTACGCCGACCGGGTGGGTAGGGGATTACAGCGCTGTGTCGCAATTTAACGATATTTCTCTAGCGCAGGATTCAATGCTGAACGCCAGTGGTCGTAACGGCTCCATCCAACTACAAGGCCAAAATATTAGCTTGTCGGAAGGATCAGCTCTACTGCTGCAAAATTTAGTAACCTCCCAATCTTCTGGAGGCATTACAGTCAATGCCAGAGGCTTCCTAAGCTTGACTGGCAATACAAGCAATGGAGAATTGGGCAGTCTGATCCAAAGTAACAACTTCGGATCAGGAGCTGTTGGAGATATCAATGTGACTGCGGCTAATCTATCACTATATGATGGAGCCAGAATTTTCTCTAGAACCCGGAGTCAAGCGGCGGGTGCCAACATTAATATTGCCGTGCAGGGTCTGAGTGAAATCAGTGGTTTCGACTCTAACAATCCAGCTCTCTATTCAGGAGTTGCCACCTTCTCAGCGGGGCGTGGAAGCGGCGGCAACATCACCATCTCTACCCAGGATCTCAACGTACTAGACTCAGGCAATATTATTTCAGTAGCCGTTCGATCGGGCGACACGGGCACGATTCAAGTCAATGCCACCGGACAAATGACCATTGCAGGCTACAACCCCTTGGCCTTTGGAGAAAGCACACTGTCTACCTTTACCCAGGGGGCAGGAAATGCGAAGGATGCCACTATCAACACTGCGAGATTACTCATTCAAGGGGGATCCTCGCTGGGTTCTTCTACGGTGGCGGATGGGGCCGCTGGGAGCGTTTTGGTGAATGCTTCCGAGTCGATCGAGATTCAAGGTAAAGCGACCCAAGGAAACGGCATTGGCAGTATTTCCCGTATTATTTCCACGGCTGAAATCTTGAGTCCTGAGTCTCAAGCCGCATTTGGATTACCCGCCATTCCTTCGGGTAATTCAGGCTCGCTGACGATTAATACTCCTATATTACGCATCGCCGATGGCGCTGTGGTGAGCGTTAGAAATGATGGCCCAGGAATTGGCGGCAATGTTTGGATTAATGCAAATGTGATTTCTCTCAGCAATCAGAGTAGTATTACCGCTGCTGCTTTTTCCGGCGAGGGTGGTAACATTGATTTGCAAGTGCGGGATCTGTTGTTGATGCGCCAGGGGAACAGCATTGTTGCAACGGCGGGGGGACAAGGAAATGGAGGCAATATTACGATCGACTCGCCCATCATCGTAGGCTTAGAAAATAGTGATATTGTTGCCAATGCATTTCAGGGGCGGGGGGGGAATATTGAAATTACAACGCAAGGGATACTTGGGCTCAAGTATCGTAGCTCGCTAACGCCGGAAAATGATATCACTGCCAGTTCTGAATTTGGGATTAGTGGGAATGTGCGGGTGAATACGATCGGTACAGACCCCAATTCTGGATTAACCGAATTGCCAATGAATACATCTGATCCAAGCCAGAAAATCGCGACGGGTTGTTCCAGTAACCAAGGAAGTCAGTTTGTAGCAACAGGGCGGGGTGGAATTCCCAAAAATCCAAATCAAGAAGCAGCCAGCGATCGCCCTTGGCATGACCTCCGGGATCTCTCCGCCTATCGCCAGGGGCAAGCAACCGTCGCTCAGATTCCCACCACCCAACCTCTGCTCGTCCAAGCTTCTAGTTGGCAGCGTAACGCCGATGGCTCGATTTCTCTGATCGCGGCTCCTAGGTCGGTAATTGCCTCTACGATCGCCACCTGTAGCGCTCCTTTCTCCTAG